One region of Mesobacillus boroniphilus genomic DNA includes:
- a CDS encoding glutaredoxin domain-containing protein, with product MLKNFLDDKGVAYKEVNVQQDPIAAQRLVNATGQMGVPQSNVNGNWVLGFDPNSVMSFLK from the coding sequence ATGCTGAAGAACTTTCTCGACGATAAAGGAGTCGCATATAAAGAAGTGAATGTACAGCAAGATCCAATCGCAGCACAAAGGCTGGTTAATGCAACAGGCCAAATGGGTGTGCCTCAGTCAAACGTAAACGGAAACTGGGTATTAGGCTTCGATCCAAATTCAGTCATGTCATTCTTAAAATAG
- the spoVK gene encoding stage V sporulation protein K has product MDQPLRKKNNGQISIVLNAQQRKTLTKELPESQLVPKSIPQEHAALKEIEEELGALVGMEEMKRMIKEIYAWIYVNKKREEMGLKAGKQALHMMFKGNPGTGKTTVARIIGKLFLKMNVLSKGHLIEAERADLVGEYIGHTAQKTRDLIKKAMGGILFIDEAYSLGRGGEKDFGKEAIDTLVKHMEDKQHEFILILAGYSREMEFFLTLNPGLHSRFPLVIDFPDYSIDQLMEIGQRMLREREYSLSHEAERKLREHLVNVKSTLGAAAFSNGRYVRNVIEKSIRAQAMRLLMQNQYDRHELMTLRSNDLVFSDDNKGK; this is encoded by the coding sequence TTGGACCAACCGCTTCGAAAGAAAAACAACGGTCAAATCAGCATTGTTTTGAATGCACAGCAAAGGAAGACGTTGACAAAGGAATTGCCTGAGTCGCAGCTGGTTCCAAAGTCAATCCCGCAGGAGCATGCAGCTTTAAAGGAAATTGAGGAAGAGCTCGGAGCACTTGTAGGCATGGAAGAAATGAAAAGGATGATCAAAGAGATTTATGCCTGGATCTATGTGAACAAAAAACGGGAAGAAATGGGCCTGAAAGCTGGAAAACAGGCTCTTCACATGATGTTTAAGGGCAATCCGGGAACGGGAAAGACAACGGTCGCCAGGATTATCGGGAAGCTCTTCCTTAAGATGAATGTCCTTTCAAAAGGACACTTGATCGAAGCAGAGAGAGCTGACCTTGTCGGTGAATATATTGGCCATACCGCGCAGAAAACGCGCGATTTAATAAAAAAAGCAATGGGAGGCATCCTGTTCATTGATGAAGCCTATTCCCTCGGCCGGGGAGGAGAAAAGGATTTCGGCAAGGAAGCGATTGATACCCTGGTTAAACATATGGAGGATAAGCAGCATGAGTTTATCTTAATCCTTGCTGGGTATTCCAGAGAAATGGAGTTTTTCCTGACTCTGAACCCTGGACTTCATTCAAGGTTTCCGCTCGTAATCGATTTTCCTGACTATTCAATAGACCAGCTTATGGAAATCGGCCAGCGAATGCTGAGGGAAAGAGAATATAGCCTTAGCCACGAGGCAGAACGAAAATTGCGGGAGCACCTTGTTAATGTAAAATCAACACTCGGTGCCGCGGCTTTCTCGAATGGGCGCTATGTCCGAAACGTTATTGAGAAATCTATCCGGGCACAGGCAATGCGGCTGTTAATGCAAAATCAATATGATCGACATGAACTAATGACACTGCGCAGCAATGACCTCGTTTTTTCCGATGATAACAAGGGGAAATAA